One window of Branchiostoma lanceolatum isolate klBraLanc5 chromosome 6, klBraLanc5.hap2, whole genome shotgun sequence genomic DNA carries:
- the LOC136436785 gene encoding apoptosis-inducing factor 1, mitochondrial-like isoform X27 gives MFRIAGSVTAARLTAACCRTVTTKQFQVHGASLHVLSSDTSRKTRHGPAHRTPPSWQSVRSMASAGESQSKINYIFFGLAALFGGGGIVYWWSRKYMRETSKDTPKKAAAAVSSASKEAAETVAEKPVPETTKSAPAAPPPAVETPAEAAPDAESKKLLDAVPQSYPDFEVMPEIPGHAKYLLIGGGTASFAAFRAIRASDAKAQVLVVTEEEELPYMRPPLSKELWYSDEPKLVEKMKFKQWNGKERSVYYNPPSFYVEPKELAYQENGGVAVVKGRKVMKLNPQKQVAVLDNGWEIFYDKVLIATGGRPRNIPVFERASQEVKDRVTLFRGIKDFKRLDEVSKNASSIVVVGGGFLGSELTCALGKRSRDSSLKVIQMFPEQGNMGKVLPEYLSQWTTAKVREEGATVKPETFVKRARFSDGKVILKLNTGEEISTDHVVVAVGLEPNTELAKESGLEVDDMHGGFRVNAELEARSDIWVAGDASSFYDIKLGRRRVEHHDHAVVSGRLAGENMTGAKKPYWHQSMFWSDLGPDVGYEAIGIVDSSLPTVAVFAKATEKDTPRAVVEETGESLRSVTETEAEAVAAESSETTAAPEVEGVRDTKVFDLANYPFALFPHPESATDEPAPDVEAAAKLVAEVEAENRVAPTPKEDYGKGVIFYLRDDIIVGVVLWNLFNRMPIARKIVKEGKQHQDLAEVAKLFDLHADED, from the exons ATGTTTCGGATAGCAGGATCGGTCACCGCTGCACGACTTACTGCAGCGTGCTGCAGGACGGTGACCACCAAGCAGTTCCAAGTTCACG GTGCTAGCCTGCATGTCTTATCATCAGACACGTCCAGAAAGACCAGACATGGCCCTGCTCACAGGACACCCCCTTCATGGCAGAGTGTGCGGTCTATGGCATCTGCGGGAGAATCCCAATCCAAGATTAACTATATATTTTTCGGGCTAGCTGCGTTATTTGGTGGTGGAGGTATCGTTTAT TGGTGGTCACGGAAG TACATGCGAGAAACATCCAAAGATACGCCAAAGAAAGCTGCAGCCGCTGTGTCTTCTGCAAGTAAGGAAGCCGCAGAGACAGTTGCTGAGAAACCTGTGCCAGAAACTACAAAATCGG CTCCAGCTGCTCCGCCACCAGCTGTAGAAACACCTGCTGAAGCAGCACCTGATGCTGAAA GCAAGAAACTGTTGGATGCGGTGCCTCAGTCCTACCCTGACTTTGAGGTCATGCCTGAAATCCCGGGCCATGCCAAGTACCTGCTGATTGGAGGGGGGACAGCGTCATTTGCTGCTTTCAGAGCAATCAGGGCAAGTGATGCGAAGGCTCAG GTCCTTGTGGTGACAGAAGAGGAGGAGCTTCCCTACATGAGGCCACCGCTGTCCAAGGAGCTGTGGTACAGCGACGAGCCCAAACTGGTGGAGAAAATGAAATTCAAGCAGTGGAATGGCAAGGAGAGAAG TGTCTACTATAACCCACCATCCTTCTATGTGGAGCCTAAAGAGTTGGCATACCAGGAAAACGGAGGAGTGGCTGTTGTCAAAGGAAGAAAG GTGATGAAGCTGAACCCACAGAAACAGGTGGCTGTGCTGGACAATGGGTGGGAAATCTTCTACGACAAGGTCCTCATCGCCACAGGTGGCAGACCTCGTAACATACCCGTGTTCGAGAGGGCATCACAGGAAGTCAAGGACAGGGTCACTCTCTTCAGAGGA ATCAAGGATTTTAAGAGACTGGATGAGGTGTCCAAGAATGCGAGCTCCATTGTAGTGGTGGGAGGGGGTTTCCTGGGGAGTGAGCTCACCTGTGCCCTGGGGAAGAGGAGTAGGGACTCCAGCCTCAAGGTCATCCAGATGTTCCCAGAGCAAG gGAATATGGGAAAAGTTCTCCCTGAGTACCTGAGCCAGTGGACAACAGCAAAAGTCAGAGAAG aGGGAGCCACTGTGAAACCAGAAACATTTGTGAAGAGAGCCAGGTTTAGTGATGGAAAGGTGATCCTCAAGCTCAACACAGGAGAAGAG ATCTCTACAGACCATGTAGTTGTGGCAGTAGGCCTGGAGCCCAACACAGAACTGGCCAAGGAGTCAGGACTGGAAGTAGACGACATGCACGGAGGCTTCAGAGTCAATGCTGAACTAGAGGCCAGATCTGACATCTGGGTG GCTGGCGACGCCTCCTCTTTCTATGACATCAAGCTGGGTCGGCGGAGGGTGGAACACCACGATCACGCTGTCGTCAGTGGCCGACTGGCTGGGGAAAACATGACGGGCGCCAAGAAACCCTACTGGCATCAGTCCATGTTCTG GTCTGACCTGGGACCGGATGTGGGGTATGAGGCCATCGGTATCGTGGACTCGTCCCTGCCTACTGTGGCAGTCTTCGCCAAGGCAACAGAGAAGGACACGCCCAGGGCAGTAGTGGAGGAGACGGGAGAGAGCCTGAGATCAGTCACAGAGACTGAAGCT GAGGCTGTGGCAGCCGAGTCTAGTGAAACAACAGCTGCCCCTGAAGTTGAG GGAGTGAGGGACACAAAGGTCTTTGACCTTGCAAACTATCCGTTTGCACTCTTCCCACATCCAGAG AGTGCGACAGATGAACCAGCCCCAGATGTAGAGGCAGCTGCCAAGCTTGTTGCTGAGGTGGAAGCTGAGAACAGGGTCGCTCCCACACCCAAGGAGGATTACGGGAAGGGTGTGATCTTCTATCTGAGAGACGACATCATCGTTGGTGTTGTGCTGTGGAACCTGTTCAACAGAATGCCCATCGCGAGAAAG ATCGTCAAGGAGGGGAAGCAGCATCAGGACCTGGCAGAGGTTGCCAAACTGTTTGATCTTCATGCTGATGAAGATTGA
- the LOC136436785 gene encoding apoptosis-inducing factor 1, mitochondrial-like isoform X4, which produces MFRIAGSVTAARLTAACCRTVTTKQFQVHGASLHVLSSDTSRKTRHGPAHRTPPSWQSVRSMASAGESQSKINYIFFGLAALFGGGGIVYYMRETSKDTPKKAAAAVSSASKEAAETVAEKPVPETTKSAPAAPPPAVETPAEAAPDAESKKLLDAVPQSYPDFEVMPEIPGHAKYLLIGGGTASFAAFRAIRASDAKAQVLVVTEEEELPYMRPPLSKELWYSDEPKLVEKMKFKQWNGKERSVYYNPPSFYVEPKELAYQENGGVAVVKGRKVMKLNPQKQVAVLDNGWEIFYDKVLIATGGRPRNIPVFERASQEVKDRVTLFRGIKDFKRLDEVSKNASSIVVVGGGFLGSELTCALGKRSRDSSLKVIQMFPEQGNMGKVLPEYLSQWTTAKVREEGATVKPETFVKRARFSDGKVILKLNTGEEISTDHVVVAVGLEPNTELAKESGLEVDDMHGGFRVNAELEARSDIWVAGDASSFYDIKLGRRRVEHHDHAVVSGRLAGENMTGAKKPYWHQSMFWSDLGPDVGYEAIGIVDSSLPTVAVFAKATEKDTPRAVVEETGESLRSVTETEALSIFGSAMQQAAPATVPDLEVMEATLPTKESPPSAEPEKAPTPEAQPEPAPAAVAPAAEPTAEPASETPPEPAAAPASETPPEPAAAPASDTPESAAAPASEAPESPAETAAALEAPSEPAEIPSSEPVATPASEPAAAPSEAPAANSETPSTGEEAVAAESSETTAAPEVESSAQPTEPSEVPSATDTEPSASEKTEGVRDTKVFDLANYPFALFPHPESATDEPAPDVEAAAKLVAEVEAENRVAPTPKEDYGKGVIFYLRDDIIVGVVLWNLFNRMPIARKIVKEGKQHQDLAEVAKLFDLHADED; this is translated from the exons ATGTTTCGGATAGCAGGATCGGTCACCGCTGCACGACTTACTGCAGCGTGCTGCAGGACGGTGACCACCAAGCAGTTCCAAGTTCACG GTGCTAGCCTGCATGTCTTATCATCAGACACGTCCAGAAAGACCAGACATGGCCCTGCTCACAGGACACCCCCTTCATGGCAGAGTGTGCGGTCTATGGCATCTGCGGGAGAATCCCAATCCAAGATTAACTATATATTTTTCGGGCTAGCTGCGTTATTTGGTGGTGGAGGTATCGTTTAT TACATGCGAGAAACATCCAAAGATACGCCAAAGAAAGCTGCAGCCGCTGTGTCTTCTGCAAGTAAGGAAGCCGCAGAGACAGTTGCTGAGAAACCTGTGCCAGAAACTACAAAATCGG CTCCAGCTGCTCCGCCACCAGCTGTAGAAACACCTGCTGAAGCAGCACCTGATGCTGAAA GCAAGAAACTGTTGGATGCGGTGCCTCAGTCCTACCCTGACTTTGAGGTCATGCCTGAAATCCCGGGCCATGCCAAGTACCTGCTGATTGGAGGGGGGACAGCGTCATTTGCTGCTTTCAGAGCAATCAGGGCAAGTGATGCGAAGGCTCAG GTCCTTGTGGTGACAGAAGAGGAGGAGCTTCCCTACATGAGGCCACCGCTGTCCAAGGAGCTGTGGTACAGCGACGAGCCCAAACTGGTGGAGAAAATGAAATTCAAGCAGTGGAATGGCAAGGAGAGAAG TGTCTACTATAACCCACCATCCTTCTATGTGGAGCCTAAAGAGTTGGCATACCAGGAAAACGGAGGAGTGGCTGTTGTCAAAGGAAGAAAG GTGATGAAGCTGAACCCACAGAAACAGGTGGCTGTGCTGGACAATGGGTGGGAAATCTTCTACGACAAGGTCCTCATCGCCACAGGTGGCAGACCTCGTAACATACCCGTGTTCGAGAGGGCATCACAGGAAGTCAAGGACAGGGTCACTCTCTTCAGAGGA ATCAAGGATTTTAAGAGACTGGATGAGGTGTCCAAGAATGCGAGCTCCATTGTAGTGGTGGGAGGGGGTTTCCTGGGGAGTGAGCTCACCTGTGCCCTGGGGAAGAGGAGTAGGGACTCCAGCCTCAAGGTCATCCAGATGTTCCCAGAGCAAG gGAATATGGGAAAAGTTCTCCCTGAGTACCTGAGCCAGTGGACAACAGCAAAAGTCAGAGAAG aGGGAGCCACTGTGAAACCAGAAACATTTGTGAAGAGAGCCAGGTTTAGTGATGGAAAGGTGATCCTCAAGCTCAACACAGGAGAAGAG ATCTCTACAGACCATGTAGTTGTGGCAGTAGGCCTGGAGCCCAACACAGAACTGGCCAAGGAGTCAGGACTGGAAGTAGACGACATGCACGGAGGCTTCAGAGTCAATGCTGAACTAGAGGCCAGATCTGACATCTGGGTG GCTGGCGACGCCTCCTCTTTCTATGACATCAAGCTGGGTCGGCGGAGGGTGGAACACCACGATCACGCTGTCGTCAGTGGCCGACTGGCTGGGGAAAACATGACGGGCGCCAAGAAACCCTACTGGCATCAGTCCATGTTCTG GTCTGACCTGGGACCGGATGTGGGGTATGAGGCCATCGGTATCGTGGACTCGTCCCTGCCTACTGTGGCAGTCTTCGCCAAGGCAACAGAGAAGGACACGCCCAGGGCAGTAGTGGAGGAGACGGGAGAGAGCCTGAGATCAGTCACAGAGACTGAAGCT cTGTCTATCTTTGGTTCTGCCATGCAACAGGCTGCACCAGCTACTGTACCTGATCTAGAGGTTATG GAAGCCACACTACCGACCAAAGAG TCTCCGCCCTCTGCTGAGCCTGAAAAAGCGCCGACTCCTGAGGCTCAGCCAGAGCCAGCTCCAGCAGCTGTTGCACCTGCAGCAGAGCCCACTGCTGAGCCTGCTTCAGAAACTCCTCCTGAGCCAGCAGCAGCACCTGCTTCAGAAACTCCTCCTGAGCCAGCTGCAGCGCCTGCTTCTGATACCCCTGAGTCAGCTGCAGCACCTGCCTCAGAGGCCCCTGAGTCACCTGCTGAAACAGCTGCAGCACTTGAAGCTCCTTCTGAGCCAGCTGAAATTCCTTCCTCTGAGCCAGTTGCAACACCTGCTTCTGAGCCTGCAGCTGCTCCATCTGAAGCTCCTGCTGCAAACTCTGAAACACCCTCTACAGGAGAG GAGGCTGTGGCAGCCGAGTCTAGTGAAACAACAGCTGCCCCTGAAGTTGAG TCATCTGCACAGCCAACAGAGCCTTCTGAAGTGCCCTCTGCCACTGACACTGAACCTTCAGCCTCTGAAAAGACTGAG GGAGTGAGGGACACAAAGGTCTTTGACCTTGCAAACTATCCGTTTGCACTCTTCCCACATCCAGAG AGTGCGACAGATGAACCAGCCCCAGATGTAGAGGCAGCTGCCAAGCTTGTTGCTGAGGTGGAAGCTGAGAACAGGGTCGCTCCCACACCCAAGGAGGATTACGGGAAGGGTGTGATCTTCTATCTGAGAGACGACATCATCGTTGGTGTTGTGCTGTGGAACCTGTTCAACAGAATGCCCATCGCGAGAAAG ATCGTCAAGGAGGGGAAGCAGCATCAGGACCTGGCAGAGGTTGCCAAACTGTTTGATCTTCATGCTGATGAAGATTGA
- the LOC136436785 gene encoding apoptosis-inducing factor 1, mitochondrial-like isoform X32: protein MFRIAGSVTAARLTAACCRTVTTKQFQVHGASLHVLSSDTSRKTRHGPAHRTPPSWQSVRSMASAGESQSKINYIFFGLAALFGGGGIVYWWSRKYMRETSKDTPKKAAAAVSSASKEAAETVAEKPVPETTKSAPAAPPPAVETPAEAAPDAESKKLLDAVPQSYPDFEVMPEIPGHAKYLLIGGGTASFAAFRAIRASDAKAQVLVVTEEEELPYMRPPLSKELWYSDEPKLVEKMKFKQWNGKERSVYYNPPSFYVEPKELAYQENGGVAVVKGRKVMKLNPQKQVAVLDNGWEIFYDKVLIATGGRPRNIPVFERASQEVKDRVTLFRGIKDFKRLDEVSKNASSIVVVGGGFLGSELTCALGKRSRDSSLKVIQMFPEQGNMGKVLPEYLSQWTTAKVREEGATVKPETFVKRARFSDGKVILKLNTGEEISTDHVVVAVGLEPNTELAKESGLEVDDMHGGFRVNAELEARSDIWVAGDASSFYDIKLGRRRVEHHDHAVVSGRLAGENMTGAKKPYWHQSMFWSDLGPDVGYEAIGIVDSSLPTVAVFAKATEKDTPRAVVEETGESLRSVTETEAGVRDTKVFDLANYPFALFPHPESATDEPAPDVEAAAKLVAEVEAENRVAPTPKEDYGKGVIFYLRDDIIVGVVLWNLFNRMPIARKIVKEGKQHQDLAEVAKLFDLHADED, encoded by the exons ATGTTTCGGATAGCAGGATCGGTCACCGCTGCACGACTTACTGCAGCGTGCTGCAGGACGGTGACCACCAAGCAGTTCCAAGTTCACG GTGCTAGCCTGCATGTCTTATCATCAGACACGTCCAGAAAGACCAGACATGGCCCTGCTCACAGGACACCCCCTTCATGGCAGAGTGTGCGGTCTATGGCATCTGCGGGAGAATCCCAATCCAAGATTAACTATATATTTTTCGGGCTAGCTGCGTTATTTGGTGGTGGAGGTATCGTTTAT TGGTGGTCACGGAAG TACATGCGAGAAACATCCAAAGATACGCCAAAGAAAGCTGCAGCCGCTGTGTCTTCTGCAAGTAAGGAAGCCGCAGAGACAGTTGCTGAGAAACCTGTGCCAGAAACTACAAAATCGG CTCCAGCTGCTCCGCCACCAGCTGTAGAAACACCTGCTGAAGCAGCACCTGATGCTGAAA GCAAGAAACTGTTGGATGCGGTGCCTCAGTCCTACCCTGACTTTGAGGTCATGCCTGAAATCCCGGGCCATGCCAAGTACCTGCTGATTGGAGGGGGGACAGCGTCATTTGCTGCTTTCAGAGCAATCAGGGCAAGTGATGCGAAGGCTCAG GTCCTTGTGGTGACAGAAGAGGAGGAGCTTCCCTACATGAGGCCACCGCTGTCCAAGGAGCTGTGGTACAGCGACGAGCCCAAACTGGTGGAGAAAATGAAATTCAAGCAGTGGAATGGCAAGGAGAGAAG TGTCTACTATAACCCACCATCCTTCTATGTGGAGCCTAAAGAGTTGGCATACCAGGAAAACGGAGGAGTGGCTGTTGTCAAAGGAAGAAAG GTGATGAAGCTGAACCCACAGAAACAGGTGGCTGTGCTGGACAATGGGTGGGAAATCTTCTACGACAAGGTCCTCATCGCCACAGGTGGCAGACCTCGTAACATACCCGTGTTCGAGAGGGCATCACAGGAAGTCAAGGACAGGGTCACTCTCTTCAGAGGA ATCAAGGATTTTAAGAGACTGGATGAGGTGTCCAAGAATGCGAGCTCCATTGTAGTGGTGGGAGGGGGTTTCCTGGGGAGTGAGCTCACCTGTGCCCTGGGGAAGAGGAGTAGGGACTCCAGCCTCAAGGTCATCCAGATGTTCCCAGAGCAAG gGAATATGGGAAAAGTTCTCCCTGAGTACCTGAGCCAGTGGACAACAGCAAAAGTCAGAGAAG aGGGAGCCACTGTGAAACCAGAAACATTTGTGAAGAGAGCCAGGTTTAGTGATGGAAAGGTGATCCTCAAGCTCAACACAGGAGAAGAG ATCTCTACAGACCATGTAGTTGTGGCAGTAGGCCTGGAGCCCAACACAGAACTGGCCAAGGAGTCAGGACTGGAAGTAGACGACATGCACGGAGGCTTCAGAGTCAATGCTGAACTAGAGGCCAGATCTGACATCTGGGTG GCTGGCGACGCCTCCTCTTTCTATGACATCAAGCTGGGTCGGCGGAGGGTGGAACACCACGATCACGCTGTCGTCAGTGGCCGACTGGCTGGGGAAAACATGACGGGCGCCAAGAAACCCTACTGGCATCAGTCCATGTTCTG GTCTGACCTGGGACCGGATGTGGGGTATGAGGCCATCGGTATCGTGGACTCGTCCCTGCCTACTGTGGCAGTCTTCGCCAAGGCAACAGAGAAGGACACGCCCAGGGCAGTAGTGGAGGAGACGGGAGAGAGCCTGAGATCAGTCACAGAGACTGAAGCT GGAGTGAGGGACACAAAGGTCTTTGACCTTGCAAACTATCCGTTTGCACTCTTCCCACATCCAGAG AGTGCGACAGATGAACCAGCCCCAGATGTAGAGGCAGCTGCCAAGCTTGTTGCTGAGGTGGAAGCTGAGAACAGGGTCGCTCCCACACCCAAGGAGGATTACGGGAAGGGTGTGATCTTCTATCTGAGAGACGACATCATCGTTGGTGTTGTGCTGTGGAACCTGTTCAACAGAATGCCCATCGCGAGAAAG ATCGTCAAGGAGGGGAAGCAGCATCAGGACCTGGCAGAGGTTGCCAAACTGTTTGATCTTCATGCTGATGAAGATTGA
- the LOC136436785 gene encoding apoptosis-inducing factor 1, mitochondrial-like isoform X28: MFRIAGSVTAARLTAACCRTVTTKQFQVHGASLHVLSSDTSRKTRHGPAHRTPPSWQSVRSMASAGESQSKINYIFFGLAALFGGGGIVYWWSRKYMRETSKDTPKKAAAAVSSASKEAAETVAEKPVPETTKSAPAAPPPAVETPAEAAPDAESKKLLDAVPQSYPDFEVMPEIPGHAKYLLIGGGTASFAAFRAIRASDAKAQVLVVTEEEELPYMRPPLSKELWYSDEPKLVEKMKFKQWNGKERSVYYNPPSFYVEPKELAYQENGGVAVVKGRKVMKLNPQKQVAVLDNGWEIFYDKVLIATGGRPRNIPVFERASQEVKDRVTLFRGIKDFKRLDEVSKNASSIVVVGGGFLGSELTCALGKRSRDSSLKVIQMFPEQGNMGKVLPEYLSQWTTAKVREEGATVKPETFVKRARFSDGKVILKLNTGEEISTDHVVVAVGLEPNTELAKESGLEVDDMHGGFRVNAELEARSDIWVAGDASSFYDIKLGRRRVEHHDHAVVSGRLAGENMTGAKKPYWHQSMFWSDLGPDVGYEAIGIVDSSLPTVAVFAKATEKDTPRAVVEETGESLRSVTETEAEATLPTKEGVRDTKVFDLANYPFALFPHPESATDEPAPDVEAAAKLVAEVEAENRVAPTPKEDYGKGVIFYLRDDIIVGVVLWNLFNRMPIARKIVKEGKQHQDLAEVAKLFDLHADED, from the exons ATGTTTCGGATAGCAGGATCGGTCACCGCTGCACGACTTACTGCAGCGTGCTGCAGGACGGTGACCACCAAGCAGTTCCAAGTTCACG GTGCTAGCCTGCATGTCTTATCATCAGACACGTCCAGAAAGACCAGACATGGCCCTGCTCACAGGACACCCCCTTCATGGCAGAGTGTGCGGTCTATGGCATCTGCGGGAGAATCCCAATCCAAGATTAACTATATATTTTTCGGGCTAGCTGCGTTATTTGGTGGTGGAGGTATCGTTTAT TGGTGGTCACGGAAG TACATGCGAGAAACATCCAAAGATACGCCAAAGAAAGCTGCAGCCGCTGTGTCTTCTGCAAGTAAGGAAGCCGCAGAGACAGTTGCTGAGAAACCTGTGCCAGAAACTACAAAATCGG CTCCAGCTGCTCCGCCACCAGCTGTAGAAACACCTGCTGAAGCAGCACCTGATGCTGAAA GCAAGAAACTGTTGGATGCGGTGCCTCAGTCCTACCCTGACTTTGAGGTCATGCCTGAAATCCCGGGCCATGCCAAGTACCTGCTGATTGGAGGGGGGACAGCGTCATTTGCTGCTTTCAGAGCAATCAGGGCAAGTGATGCGAAGGCTCAG GTCCTTGTGGTGACAGAAGAGGAGGAGCTTCCCTACATGAGGCCACCGCTGTCCAAGGAGCTGTGGTACAGCGACGAGCCCAAACTGGTGGAGAAAATGAAATTCAAGCAGTGGAATGGCAAGGAGAGAAG TGTCTACTATAACCCACCATCCTTCTATGTGGAGCCTAAAGAGTTGGCATACCAGGAAAACGGAGGAGTGGCTGTTGTCAAAGGAAGAAAG GTGATGAAGCTGAACCCACAGAAACAGGTGGCTGTGCTGGACAATGGGTGGGAAATCTTCTACGACAAGGTCCTCATCGCCACAGGTGGCAGACCTCGTAACATACCCGTGTTCGAGAGGGCATCACAGGAAGTCAAGGACAGGGTCACTCTCTTCAGAGGA ATCAAGGATTTTAAGAGACTGGATGAGGTGTCCAAGAATGCGAGCTCCATTGTAGTGGTGGGAGGGGGTTTCCTGGGGAGTGAGCTCACCTGTGCCCTGGGGAAGAGGAGTAGGGACTCCAGCCTCAAGGTCATCCAGATGTTCCCAGAGCAAG gGAATATGGGAAAAGTTCTCCCTGAGTACCTGAGCCAGTGGACAACAGCAAAAGTCAGAGAAG aGGGAGCCACTGTGAAACCAGAAACATTTGTGAAGAGAGCCAGGTTTAGTGATGGAAAGGTGATCCTCAAGCTCAACACAGGAGAAGAG ATCTCTACAGACCATGTAGTTGTGGCAGTAGGCCTGGAGCCCAACACAGAACTGGCCAAGGAGTCAGGACTGGAAGTAGACGACATGCACGGAGGCTTCAGAGTCAATGCTGAACTAGAGGCCAGATCTGACATCTGGGTG GCTGGCGACGCCTCCTCTTTCTATGACATCAAGCTGGGTCGGCGGAGGGTGGAACACCACGATCACGCTGTCGTCAGTGGCCGACTGGCTGGGGAAAACATGACGGGCGCCAAGAAACCCTACTGGCATCAGTCCATGTTCTG GTCTGACCTGGGACCGGATGTGGGGTATGAGGCCATCGGTATCGTGGACTCGTCCCTGCCTACTGTGGCAGTCTTCGCCAAGGCAACAGAGAAGGACACGCCCAGGGCAGTAGTGGAGGAGACGGGAGAGAGCCTGAGATCAGTCACAGAGACTGAAGCT GAAGCCACACTACCGACCAAAGAG GGAGTGAGGGACACAAAGGTCTTTGACCTTGCAAACTATCCGTTTGCACTCTTCCCACATCCAGAG AGTGCGACAGATGAACCAGCCCCAGATGTAGAGGCAGCTGCCAAGCTTGTTGCTGAGGTGGAAGCTGAGAACAGGGTCGCTCCCACACCCAAGGAGGATTACGGGAAGGGTGTGATCTTCTATCTGAGAGACGACATCATCGTTGGTGTTGTGCTGTGGAACCTGTTCAACAGAATGCCCATCGCGAGAAAG ATCGTCAAGGAGGGGAAGCAGCATCAGGACCTGGCAGAGGTTGCCAAACTGTTTGATCTTCATGCTGATGAAGATTGA